Part of the Sylvia atricapilla isolate bSylAtr1 chromosome 1, bSylAtr1.pri, whole genome shotgun sequence genome, cgtgtccctcaCCGGGGCGTTTCCAGCGCCACCGGCCACAGCGCTCTGGTGGCCGCTCCCGCGCCACTGCCGGTGGCAGAACGGGCCAGGGTCCTGCGGGATCCCGTGCAATCCCCCTGCCGGGCCCCGGCACACGCGGGgtcaccagcagcactgctggaggcaccggcacagcccagcacatccCGCTGCAGGGTGCCAAGGGTGCAGCGCTGGGGAACCCAGCGCATTCCAGCGTTCGGGATGTGCCACTGGCACCTACCGAGTCCCCAGGCACATCCCAGTGTCAGGGCTCGCCACCGGCAGCCCCCAGGGCCCGTGGCACCTCCCGGCACATCTTGGCACCGCAGTGCCAAGGACTCGCCGCCGGCATCCCTCGGAGCCCCTGGCACCTCCTGGCGTTCAGGGGCAGAGGGTGGGGGGCTCCGGCCAGCTCAGCTGGGACCCAGTGACGCCGGTGGCAGTGCCAGCGGTGGCCGTGCCCGTCGCCGTGCCGGTGCCGTGGGTGCGCTCGTGGCGCTCCAGGTGAGTTTTGCGGGTGAAGCTGCGGCCGCAGCGGGCGCAGCGGTAGGGCCGCAGCCCCGTGTGCACGGCCTGGTGCCGGCCCAGGTTCGTCTTGGAGCTGAAGCGGCGGCCGCAGCGGGCGCAGGCGTGGGGCCGGGTGCCCGAGTGCACCAGCAGGTGCCGCGCCAGGTGCGCCTTGCGGCCGAAGCCGCGCCCACACTGCGGGCAGGTGAAGGGGCGCTGGGCGGGGggctcctgggcacagctctgcccacatTCGGCACCGGGCACCTGCGGCCGGTGCTGGCggtcctgggcacagccctgcccacatTCGGCACCGGGCACCTgcggctgctgctgggggtcctgggcacagccctgcccacatTCGGCACCGGGCACCTgcggctgctgctgggggtCCTGGGCGCCGGGCACCTgggggggctgcgggagcggctGCGGGTCCTGGGCACCGCCGGGCACCTgtgacaggagctggggctcCCGCACCGAGGGGCGCTCGGCCGTGGGCGCCTGCGGCCGGAGCTGCGCCTCCTGGGCTCCGGGCTCCTGCGGGGGCCGCAGGTGatcctgagcacagcccagggcttcGTTCTCCAGGTGCTGCCACAGGTGCGACGACGAGTTCTGCTTCCAGGTGAGGCTGGTCCCGCACTGGGGGCAAATGAGCAGCTTCTCCTCGGCGGGGACGTCCGCGTCCCCGTCCCGGCGTCCGTCCAGGTGTCCGTTCCCAGCTCCGGCCATCGGCTCCGCGTGCGGCCCCGGCTGCGGCGCCgggctctgcctccagccaaggcCGGTGTCGCAGCCCAGGCAGGGCGGCGGCTTCTCCTCGGCGGCGCCGTCCCCGAGGCCGTCGCCGTCCCCTCCGCAGGGTCCGCGGCCCGGCGCGGGGTCGCCGTGCAGGCGCAGGTGGCGCAGGAGGTGCTGGCGGTGGGCGAAGCGGCGCGGGCAGCGCGGGCAGGGGTGCGGGCGCTCCCCGGTGTGCGTGCGCAGGTGCCGGTCCAGGTGCGTCTTCTTGCGGAAGCGGCGGGCGCAGCGCGGGCAGGGGTAGGGCCGCTCGCCCGTGTGCGTGCGCAGGTGGGAGCGCAGGTGGATGCGCTGGCGGAAGCGGCGGCCGCAGTGCGGGCACGGGAAGGGCCGCTCGCCCGTGTGCACCCGCAGGTGCCGCGTCAGGTGCGCCTTCTTGCCGAAGGCCTTCCCGCACTGCGGGCAGCTGAAGggccgcgggccgggccgggggcagcgcccGCACCCGCCGGGGCTCGAACCCGCGCCGGCGCCGGCCCCGAAGCCGATCCCGACGGCGTCCAGGCGGGGCTCCGGCCCCCAGGCCGGCAGCGCCCCGTAGCCCAGCTCCTCCGGGCACGGCTCCTCCGCTTTGCAGCTGCCGGCGCAGCCCGGGGTCCCGGCGGGGTCGGGGGACACGGAGCCGGGCAGGGGCTGCGGGGCCAGCGCAGCCTCGGCCCCGGCTGCCCAAGCCTCggcctcatcctcctcctcctccaccttcACCTTCCGCACCAGCCACTGCCCTGCGGGGACACGGCAGGGGACGTGCCAACGCCAGGATGTCCTGGGCCAGCCGCCGGCACCAGGACACGGTAACTGTCACTCAGGGACCTGCggctgccaccagcacagacGCGGTGACCGTCGAGGCCAACGGCCCCGGGGACATGGCAACCGTCACTTCAAAGACCTGGCCCCTGGTCCAGGGGACA contains:
- the ZNF467 gene encoding zinc finger protein 467 encodes the protein MEAPGCAGSAWLVVPKAEVAPEDDRDDPGDPELHRAGQWLVRKVKVEEEEDEAEAWAAGAEAALAPQPLPGSVSPDPAGTPGCAGSCKAEEPCPEELGYGALPAWGPEPRLDAVGIGFGAGAGAGSSPGGCGRCPRPGPRPFSCPQCGKAFGKKAHLTRHLRVHTGERPFPCPHCGRRFRQRIHLRSHLRTHTGERPYPCPRCARRFRKKTHLDRHLRTHTGERPHPCPRCPRRFAHRQHLLRHLRLHGDPAPGRGPCGGDGDGLGDGAAEEKPPPCLGCDTGLGWRQSPAPQPGPHAEPMAGAGNGHLDGRRDGDADVPAEEKLLICPQCGTSLTWKQNSSSHLWQHLENEALGCAQDHLRPPQEPGAQEAQLRPQAPTAERPSVREPQLLSQVPGGAQDPQPLPQPPQVPGAQDPQQQPQVPGAECGQGCAQDPQQQPQEPPAQRPFTCPQCGRGFGRKAHLARHLLVHSGTRPHACARCGRRFSSKTNLGRHQAVHTGLRPYRCARCGRSFTRKTHLERHERTHGTGTATGTATAGTATGVTGSQLSWPEPPTLCP